From one Idiomarina sp. X4 genomic stretch:
- the tadA gene encoding tRNA adenosine(34) deaminase TadA: MRRALELAEKAQQADEVPVGAVLVLNDTIVGEGYNQVISLSDPSAHAEAQAIRAAGQAIENYRLVDSTLYVTLEPCAMCAGLITHARVKRLVFGASDPRTGATGTAIEVLNHASMNHKVDIEGGVLADECGDILRRFFRARRKSAAKPSNS; the protein is encoded by the coding sequence ATGCGACGAGCGCTCGAGCTTGCCGAAAAAGCCCAACAAGCGGACGAAGTGCCGGTTGGCGCGGTATTAGTGCTAAACGACACGATTGTTGGCGAAGGCTACAATCAAGTCATTAGCTTATCCGACCCGTCAGCTCATGCGGAAGCACAAGCCATTCGTGCCGCTGGGCAGGCTATTGAAAACTATCGGTTAGTCGACTCCACCTTGTACGTCACGCTAGAGCCTTGTGCAATGTGCGCCGGGCTTATTACTCACGCCCGGGTTAAGCGCTTAGTGTTTGGCGCCAGCGACCCGCGAACGGGCGCGACGGGCACCGCTATTGAGGTGTTGAACCATGCCTCAATGAATCACAAAGTGGACATTGAAGGCGGCGTATTAGCGGACGAGTGTGGCGACATTCTGCGCCGTTTTTTCCGCGCACGTCGCAAATCTGCCGCCAAACCGTCCAATTCTTAA
- a CDS encoding zinc-dependent metalloprotease family protein, whose protein sequence is MKKIAAATIVALTPMLTWAQSLGETIQLDVNGEFIEATLAERLSSQNSYRLTFEMASGDTQHLGFIHRRGDNQLISITHPQVGSVTIRVVNGKTVIENTNSSPAEPKQPKTERTTTTAVNARALPQKAYLANKAAAPADEVQLFDNSLDVLFIYDDRLLGYADDNGYDLELAIQGAVDTSNAIFQRSSLPVTMTIAGVEPFRPESTTDFPNENPDTILDELINDQRVIRLVDRYKADVVHFVGAENPDLCGIAFRASEFNTSDNQVNYVSGGSNAGYTAIECMGNGTVAHEVGHNFGLRHDRYTLADNSSGGEGEQEDFHIPYGYIEGEGRFYTTMSYGSVCRSEFSTGDCSSEAAFSSPDIVDSNYGLPLGKAASEIDAANASLAAQRSSIIWSNNSSRTNVAGMQVTRSGNDEVTLTWPRVEGADNYAIYSNACEEIAGLFQQQLLDTASNQAINTNGAETLADGGYDNLCVIAVEQVNPNTARWRFVSNASFSGDYTDAAANYLLLDNNVVSLVEAGDQSQVTIELSDENTDNAAIQLALPVTASGTDVSQQIGIDNAAEWFSWEVAGSGTTRTMTITLKQSLADISAGLNKDNVHNPYHLPLKVVNTNAAEFSVSSGLWVDPDSMTGGAAQAFISQGERVGEVMTLDSAISVYNVPTDVAITVNDVEGLIENFSATEVESAVEGERRIQLTGETPPVDDALSVPLQINFSDGSASINVSLTVEPRAIAPTIRSFRASNTIAGQSVSLTAMVTDADGNLDTSSIEVVRLNSDGSETRVSNVNYEGDTATASLGSLSTGEYEYRLTASDIEGNSETAAVRFTVTEAASGSSGGNAAWLLLLVPVAWLVRRCKR, encoded by the coding sequence ATGAAAAAAATAGCTGCTGCGACAATCGTCGCTCTGACTCCAATGTTGACCTGGGCGCAAAGCCTGGGAGAAACGATTCAACTCGACGTCAATGGCGAATTCATTGAAGCGACCCTCGCAGAGCGGCTTTCTTCGCAAAACAGCTACCGCCTGACTTTTGAAATGGCCAGCGGCGATACTCAACACCTCGGCTTTATACACCGACGCGGTGACAACCAGCTCATTTCAATCACTCATCCGCAGGTCGGCTCGGTAACCATCCGCGTGGTTAACGGCAAAACGGTCATTGAAAACACCAATTCATCGCCCGCAGAACCGAAGCAACCCAAAACAGAGCGTACGACAACAACCGCTGTGAATGCGCGGGCGCTGCCTCAGAAAGCGTATTTAGCCAATAAAGCGGCGGCCCCGGCAGACGAGGTTCAGTTATTCGATAATTCGTTGGATGTTTTATTTATCTACGATGATCGATTGTTGGGTTATGCCGACGACAATGGGTACGACTTGGAGCTTGCTATTCAAGGTGCAGTCGATACCAGCAATGCGATTTTTCAACGCTCAAGCTTACCCGTCACCATGACCATAGCCGGCGTAGAGCCTTTCAGACCAGAAAGCACAACCGACTTTCCCAATGAGAACCCGGATACCATACTGGATGAGCTTATAAACGATCAGCGAGTAATACGACTGGTGGATCGTTACAAAGCCGACGTGGTGCATTTTGTTGGGGCTGAAAACCCTGACCTATGCGGTATTGCGTTTAGAGCCTCCGAGTTTAATACCAGTGACAATCAAGTGAATTATGTCAGTGGTGGCTCAAACGCCGGCTATACGGCTATAGAGTGCATGGGGAACGGTACGGTTGCGCACGAAGTCGGGCATAATTTTGGTTTACGTCATGATCGCTATACCCTCGCTGATAATTCAAGCGGCGGTGAAGGAGAGCAGGAAGACTTCCATATTCCTTACGGCTATATTGAAGGCGAAGGTCGTTTCTACACAACCATGTCATATGGTTCGGTTTGTCGCAGCGAATTTAGCACCGGCGACTGTTCAAGCGAAGCCGCATTCTCAAGCCCTGACATTGTCGACAGCAACTATGGTTTACCGTTAGGCAAAGCCGCGTCCGAAATTGACGCCGCCAATGCCAGTTTGGCCGCACAGCGTAGCAGCATTATTTGGTCGAATAACAGCTCAAGAACAAATGTGGCGGGCATGCAAGTCACGCGTTCAGGGAATGATGAGGTAACGCTGACCTGGCCGAGAGTTGAAGGTGCGGACAACTATGCGATTTATTCCAATGCGTGTGAAGAGATTGCAGGGTTATTTCAGCAACAACTTCTTGATACGGCGTCTAATCAGGCCATTAACACCAATGGGGCTGAAACTCTAGCTGACGGTGGTTATGACAACCTGTGCGTTATTGCCGTTGAACAGGTTAACCCTAACACCGCCCGCTGGCGCTTTGTCAGCAACGCAAGCTTTAGTGGAGACTATACCGACGCCGCTGCAAACTACCTCTTACTCGACAACAACGTCGTCAGTTTGGTGGAAGCCGGTGATCAATCTCAGGTAACAATTGAACTCTCGGATGAAAACACCGACAACGCCGCTATTCAGCTAGCGCTTCCGGTAACCGCTAGTGGCACTGACGTCAGTCAGCAAATTGGTATCGACAATGCCGCTGAGTGGTTCAGTTGGGAAGTAGCCGGCTCAGGCACTACCCGAACAATGACAATAACCCTCAAGCAGTCATTGGCCGACATTAGTGCGGGGCTGAACAAAGATAATGTTCATAACCCGTATCACTTGCCGCTAAAAGTGGTAAATACCAATGCTGCGGAGTTTTCAGTGTCCAGTGGTTTGTGGGTAGACCCGGACTCCATGACAGGCGGCGCTGCCCAGGCATTTATCAGCCAGGGAGAGCGCGTTGGAGAGGTCATGACGCTGGATTCGGCTATCAGCGTGTATAACGTGCCGACGGATGTTGCCATTACTGTTAACGATGTTGAGGGGCTTATTGAAAACTTCAGCGCGACAGAAGTTGAATCGGCCGTTGAAGGTGAGCGGCGCATTCAGCTAACGGGTGAGACACCGCCCGTGGACGATGCGCTGTCTGTGCCACTGCAAATCAACTTCAGTGACGGCAGTGCCAGCATTAATGTGTCTCTCACGGTAGAGCCTCGCGCTATTGCGCCGACCATACGAAGCTTTCGGGCTAGTAATACAATAGCAGGGCAGAGCGTGTCATTAACCGCAATGGTGACCGACGCTGACGGCAACTTAGATACGTCCAGCATCGAGGTCGTTCGGTTGAATAGTGACGGCAGCGAAACCCGTGTGTCCAACGTCAATTATGAGGGTGATACGGCCACTGCGTCATTAGGCAGCCTGTCTACCGGTGAGTACGAATACCGCCTGACCGCAAGCGACATCGAGGGTAACAGCGAGACCGCAGCGGTCCGTTTTACTGTCACTGAAGCTGCGTCAGGCAGTAGCGGCGGTAATGCAGCCTGGCTATTGTTATTGGTGCCAGTCGCGTGGTTAGTGCGACGTTGCAAACGCTGA
- the purL gene encoding phosphoribosylformylglycinamidine synthase, which translates to MEIYRGAPALSAFKTTKQLEQLKQAGLPVNELYAEYQHFVDLHNELTDEHRSVLVQLLKYGPELPAHEPEGALILVTPRIGTISPWASKATDIAHNCGLKNIHRVERGTAYYLKGDLSAEELKQAAALLHDRMTESVLYDMDDARQLFSTQEPQPLSSVDILAGGREALAQANINLGLALADDEIDYLVENFQKLERNPNDIELYMFAQANSEHCRHKIFNADWTIDGKEQPKSLFKMIKNTFETTPDYVLSAYKDNAAVMEGHEAGRFYPQPDSMSYGYHHEPVHILMKVETHNHPTAISPYPGAATGSGGEIRDEGATGVGSKPKAGLVGFSVSNLNIPGFRQPWEENYGKPARIVSALDIMLEGPLGGAAFNNEFGRPALTGYFRTYEQTVDSHNGLETRGYHKPIMIAGGMGNIREAHVQKGDIPVGAKLVVLGGPAMNIGLGGGAASSMASGESTEDLDFASVQRENPEMERRCQEVIDRCWQLGAENPIAFIHDVGAGGLSNAMPELVSDGGRGGKFELRDIPNDEPGMTPLEIWCNESQERYVIAIAPENLARFEAICERERAEYAVIGEATEELTVLLNDAKFSNQPIDLSLDILLGKPPKMHRDVETKQASGVDLHLEGVDINDAADRLLRLPAIAEKTFLITIGDRSVTGLVARDQMVGPWQIPVADVAVTAASYDSYHGEAMAMGERTPLALLNFGASARMAVAESLTNIAAADIGDLKRIKLSANWMSAAGHPGEDAGLYEAVKAVGEELCPELGITIPVGKDSMSMKTQWQDDGEDKAVTAPLSLIITAFGRVNDIRATLTPQLRTDKGQSHLVLIDLGQGKNRLGGSALAQVYQQLGKETPDLDDTNVFKAFFNTTQQLVTEGRLLAYHDRSDGGLFGTVAEMAFAGNCGVNVALDELGENNLAALFNEELGAVIQVSDEQYQNVMDAYASAGLSDCVKRIGEPTNEDAIVFTREGKNVLAQSRTHWRTVWAETTHQMQSLRDNPVCADEEFRLKQRADNPGLQADLTFDPAEDIAAPYIAKGVSPKVAILREQGVNSHYEMAAAFDRAGFEAVDVHMSDILAGRVSLEDMQALAACGGFSYGDVLGAGEGWAKSILFNDRAREQFEAFFNRDDTLALGVCNGCQMLSTLKSLIPGTDHWPRFVTNRSERFEARFSLVEVQKSASVFLGDMAGSRMPIAVSHGEGRAEFANAQQQSQLEQNAQVALRYIDNWGEVAEQYPANPNGSPQGITAVTSEDGRVTAMMPHPERVFRTVANSWHPDEWGEDSPWMRMFRNARKHLG; encoded by the coding sequence GTGGAAATCTACCGCGGTGCACCAGCCTTATCAGCCTTTAAAACAACGAAGCAACTCGAGCAACTGAAACAAGCCGGCTTGCCGGTTAACGAACTTTATGCCGAGTACCAGCATTTCGTAGATTTGCACAATGAGCTGACCGACGAACATCGTTCAGTATTGGTGCAATTATTGAAATACGGCCCGGAATTGCCCGCTCATGAGCCAGAAGGCGCGCTCATTTTAGTCACTCCACGTATTGGCACCATTTCTCCCTGGGCATCGAAAGCGACCGATATTGCGCACAACTGTGGTTTAAAAAACATCCACAGAGTGGAGCGTGGCACCGCGTATTACTTAAAAGGCGACTTGTCTGCTGAAGAACTGAAACAAGCTGCTGCGTTATTGCACGATCGCATGACCGAAAGTGTCCTGTACGACATGGACGACGCGCGCCAGTTGTTCAGTACACAGGAGCCTCAGCCATTGTCGTCTGTTGATATCTTAGCGGGCGGGCGCGAGGCGTTGGCGCAAGCAAATATCAATTTAGGTCTGGCGCTGGCCGACGATGAAATTGACTACCTTGTCGAAAACTTCCAGAAGCTTGAACGTAATCCGAACGACATCGAACTCTATATGTTCGCTCAGGCCAACTCTGAGCACTGCCGCCATAAAATCTTCAACGCCGACTGGACTATTGACGGTAAAGAGCAGCCTAAGTCGCTGTTCAAAATGATTAAAAACACCTTCGAAACCACGCCAGACTACGTGCTTTCTGCGTACAAAGACAACGCCGCCGTTATGGAGGGCCACGAAGCCGGGCGCTTTTACCCGCAGCCGGACAGCATGAGCTATGGCTACCATCACGAGCCTGTGCATATTCTTATGAAAGTAGAAACGCACAACCACCCAACCGCGATTTCGCCATACCCGGGTGCCGCAACTGGCTCCGGCGGTGAAATTCGTGATGAAGGCGCCACAGGCGTGGGCTCAAAACCGAAAGCCGGTTTGGTGGGCTTTAGTGTCTCGAACCTGAACATTCCGGGGTTCAGGCAACCGTGGGAAGAAAACTACGGCAAGCCAGCGCGCATTGTGTCAGCACTGGACATTATGCTGGAAGGCCCATTAGGCGGCGCTGCTTTTAATAACGAATTTGGTCGTCCGGCGCTGACGGGGTATTTCCGTACCTACGAGCAAACCGTCGACAGCCATAACGGCCTTGAAACACGCGGGTATCACAAGCCGATTATGATAGCCGGAGGTATGGGTAACATTCGCGAAGCGCATGTCCAAAAAGGGGACATCCCGGTTGGCGCTAAGTTAGTCGTGTTAGGTGGTCCGGCAATGAACATTGGCTTGGGCGGCGGCGCGGCATCCTCCATGGCGTCGGGTGAATCGACTGAAGACTTAGACTTTGCTTCTGTACAACGTGAAAACCCGGAAATGGAACGCCGTTGTCAGGAAGTGATTGACCGCTGCTGGCAGCTGGGCGCTGAAAACCCGATTGCTTTCATTCATGACGTGGGCGCCGGCGGTTTGTCGAATGCCATGCCGGAACTGGTCAGCGACGGCGGGCGCGGTGGTAAGTTCGAGCTGCGTGACATTCCGAACGACGAGCCGGGCATGACGCCACTGGAAATTTGGTGTAACGAGTCGCAAGAGCGCTACGTTATTGCCATCGCACCGGAAAACCTGGCGCGTTTTGAAGCGATTTGCGAACGCGAACGTGCCGAGTACGCCGTCATTGGTGAAGCCACCGAAGAGCTGACGGTATTGCTGAACGACGCTAAGTTCTCTAATCAGCCTATCGACCTATCGTTGGATATTCTGCTTGGCAAGCCGCCGAAAATGCACCGTGATGTTGAAACCAAGCAAGCAAGCGGTGTCGATTTGCACTTAGAAGGTGTCGATATTAATGACGCTGCAGACCGCTTATTGCGCTTACCGGCTATCGCCGAGAAAACCTTCCTGATTACCATTGGTGACCGCAGTGTTACCGGTCTGGTGGCGCGCGACCAAATGGTTGGCCCGTGGCAAATTCCGGTCGCAGACGTTGCGGTAACCGCCGCCAGTTATGACAGCTATCACGGTGAAGCCATGGCCATGGGCGAGCGTACACCGCTGGCTTTATTGAACTTTGGCGCATCGGCACGCATGGCTGTCGCCGAGTCATTAACCAACATTGCCGCCGCTGATATTGGCGACTTAAAACGCATTAAATTGTCGGCGAACTGGATGTCAGCCGCCGGCCACCCGGGCGAAGACGCGGGCCTATACGAAGCCGTGAAAGCGGTGGGTGAAGAGTTATGTCCGGAACTGGGCATCACCATTCCGGTGGGTAAAGACTCAATGTCGATGAAAACCCAGTGGCAGGACGATGGCGAAGACAAAGCAGTCACTGCACCGTTAAGCTTAATTATCACGGCCTTTGGTCGCGTGAATGACATTCGGGCGACATTGACGCCGCAGTTGCGCACCGACAAAGGACAGTCGCATCTGGTACTTATTGACTTAGGTCAGGGCAAGAACCGTTTGGGCGGCTCTGCGCTGGCGCAAGTGTATCAGCAGCTGGGTAAAGAAACGCCGGATCTCGACGACACCAACGTATTCAAAGCGTTTTTCAATACCACGCAGCAACTGGTCACTGAAGGGCGGTTGCTGGCTTACCATGACCGTTCCGACGGCGGTTTGTTCGGCACCGTGGCGGAAATGGCTTTTGCTGGTAACTGCGGTGTGAATGTCGCGTTAGATGAGCTTGGCGAAAATAACCTGGCGGCACTGTTCAATGAAGAATTGGGCGCGGTTATTCAGGTGAGCGACGAGCAGTATCAAAACGTCATGGATGCATACGCGTCAGCCGGTTTAAGCGACTGCGTAAAGCGCATTGGTGAGCCAACCAATGAAGACGCTATTGTCTTTACCCGGGAAGGCAAAAACGTATTGGCTCAAAGTCGTACGCACTGGCGTACGGTATGGGCCGAAACAACGCATCAAATGCAGAGCCTGCGCGACAACCCAGTGTGTGCTGACGAAGAATTCCGCTTGAAACAACGTGCCGATAACCCGGGCTTACAAGCGGACTTAACCTTTGATCCGGCAGAAGATATTGCGGCGCCTTATATTGCTAAAGGTGTTTCACCGAAAGTGGCGATCTTGCGTGAGCAGGGCGTGAACTCGCACTATGAAATGGCGGCGGCATTCGACCGTGCCGGCTTCGAAGCGGTTGACGTACACATGAGTGACATTTTAGCCGGACGTGTATCGTTGGAAGACATGCAGGCACTGGCAGCCTGTGGCGGATTCTCGTACGGTGACGTGCTGGGCGCCGGCGAAGGCTGGGCTAAGTCCATTCTGTTTAATGACCGCGCGCGCGAACAATTTGAAGCCTTCTTTAATCGCGATGATACGTTGGCGCTGGGCGTGTGCAACGGTTGCCAAATGTTGTCGACGTTAAAATCGCTGATTCCGGGTACCGACCACTGGCCGCGTTTTGTCACCAACCGCAGCGAGCGCTTTGAAGCCCGCTTCAGCCTGGTGGAAGTGCAAAAGTCTGCGTCGGTTTTCTTAGGAGACATGGCAGGCTCGCGTATGCCAATTGCCGTATCACACGGCGAAGGCCGCGCGGAGTTTGCTAACGCACAGCAACAAAGCCAGTTAGAGCAGAACGCTCAGGTCGCACTGCGTTACATCGACAACTGGGGCGAAGTGGCCGAGCAGTACCCGGCGAACCCGAACGGCTCGCCGCAAGGTATCACTGCTGTGACCAGCGAAGATGGCCGCGTCACCGCCATGATGCCGCACCCGGAACGCGTTTTCCGCACCGTTGCCAACAGCTGGCACCCAGACGAATGGGGCGAAGACAGCCCATGGATGCGCATGTTCCGCAACGCCCGCAAACACCTCGGATAA
- a CDS encoding RDD family protein has translation MEFNHGGFWLRLAAAIIDTIITQLGLTIIGVIIGIFVGIFMGAAGSPMGDIEMVAGGIGYVIGIVGQWLYFTIFEISGWMATPGKKILGLQVTDMNGQQIGFGRANGRYWGKIVSALLLMVGFIMIAFTEKKQGLHDIMAGTLVIKKPSA, from the coding sequence ATGGAATTTAATCACGGTGGTTTTTGGCTACGTTTAGCGGCAGCTATTATCGACACTATTATCACGCAATTGGGCTTAACCATTATCGGTGTCATTATCGGCATTTTCGTCGGTATATTTATGGGCGCTGCGGGTTCACCAATGGGTGATATTGAAATGGTCGCCGGTGGTATCGGTTACGTTATCGGTATCGTTGGTCAGTGGTTGTATTTCACCATTTTTGAAATCTCTGGCTGGATGGCAACACCAGGCAAGAAAATTCTGGGTCTGCAGGTCACCGACATGAACGGTCAGCAAATCGGCTTTGGCCGTGCCAATGGTCGTTACTGGGGTAAAATTGTGTCAGCGCTTCTCCTCATGGTTGGTTTTATCATGATAGCCTTCACCGAGAAAAAGCAGGGTTTACATGACATTATGGCCGGCACTTTAGTCATCAAAAAGCCGTCGGCATAA
- the mltF gene encoding membrane-bound lytic murein transglycosylase MltF, with the protein MPKSVVYFLVTLFLAVTTLTACTPQTRPNAMTVVQERQVLRVGTLMNPTSYYFDHDREQGFEYDLAKRFADRLGVELEMVPRFDVNDLFTMLRRGEVDIVAAGIDRTSTRAQLFRFSPPYDVISQKVVFKQGSRQRPRDLQQITDGEIVVVEGSSHHEFLKSLGNSIPTLKWRATTDHDAVELLRMVINEEIDYTITDSTALDIQRRFHPDLSVAFTVKHEQDIGWALPQSSDDSLYAAVIEYFGEIRSSGRLAHIKEQHFGHVKQFNYVTTSLFIEAVDNILPKYKELFQEHSGTLDWRLLAAISYQESLWNPRAVSPTGVRGMMMLTLPTAKAMGVKSRLNAEQSIRGGARYLERMLERIPDRIPQPDRTWFALAAYNIGFGHLEDARILTEKQGGNPDRWVDVKKRLPLLRQKQFYRQTRFGFARGDEPVTYVGNIRRFYDTLKYLDEQGRL; encoded by the coding sequence ATGCCGAAGTCTGTTGTTTATTTTTTAGTTACCTTGTTTTTGGCCGTCACGACGCTGACGGCCTGTACCCCTCAAACCCGACCGAACGCCATGACTGTTGTGCAGGAACGACAAGTGCTTCGGGTGGGTACGCTAATGAACCCCACCAGTTACTATTTTGACCACGACCGTGAGCAGGGTTTCGAGTATGACTTGGCAAAGCGCTTTGCCGACCGGCTTGGGGTGGAGCTGGAAATGGTGCCGCGCTTCGATGTGAATGATTTATTCACTATGTTGCGCCGGGGTGAAGTGGACATTGTCGCAGCTGGCATTGACCGAACGTCCACGCGTGCGCAGCTGTTTCGTTTCAGCCCGCCCTATGATGTGATCAGCCAAAAGGTCGTGTTTAAGCAGGGCTCCCGGCAACGCCCCAGAGACTTGCAGCAAATTACCGACGGTGAAATTGTTGTGGTCGAGGGCAGTTCGCACCATGAATTTCTAAAAAGCCTGGGCAACAGCATTCCTACCCTAAAGTGGCGTGCCACCACCGACCATGATGCGGTCGAGTTGCTGCGCATGGTTATCAATGAAGAAATTGATTACACCATTACGGACAGCACAGCGTTGGATATTCAGCGCCGCTTTCACCCTGACTTGAGTGTCGCCTTTACGGTTAAACATGAGCAGGACATTGGTTGGGCACTGCCACAGAGCAGTGATGACTCACTGTACGCCGCTGTTATTGAGTACTTTGGGGAAATTCGTAGTAGTGGCCGGCTAGCGCATATAAAAGAACAGCATTTTGGTCATGTTAAGCAGTTTAACTACGTGACCACCAGTTTGTTCATTGAGGCGGTGGATAACATACTGCCCAAATACAAAGAGTTATTTCAAGAGCACTCAGGCACTCTAGACTGGCGGTTGTTGGCGGCAATTTCTTATCAGGAGTCGCTGTGGAACCCAAGGGCAGTGTCACCTACCGGCGTGCGGGGCATGATGATGCTGACACTACCCACAGCCAAAGCCATGGGCGTAAAAAGCCGTTTGAACGCAGAGCAAAGCATTCGTGGTGGCGCGCGTTATTTAGAGCGCATGTTGGAACGAATACCCGATCGTATCCCTCAGCCAGATCGCACCTGGTTTGCTCTAGCCGCCTATAATATTGGTTTTGGACACCTGGAAGACGCCCGTATTTTGACAGAAAAGCAGGGTGGTAATCCGGACCGTTGGGTGGACGTGAAAAAGCGCCTGCCGTTGTTGCGCCAGAAACAGTTTTATCGGCAAACCCGCTTTGGCTTCGCCCGTGGTGATGAGCCCGTAACCTACGTCGGTAACATCCGCCGTTTTTACGACACCCTGAAATACCTCGATGAGCAGGGTAGGCTGTAG
- a CDS encoding amidohydrolase, whose protein sequence is MKKLAISLLLVSSATLGALSLPGQAMAQQSPITVSNDLEQQVIEWRRHIHANPELSNREFETAKMVEKHLRSLGMEVATGVAHTGVVGLLKGSKSGPTIALRADMDALPVTEKTDVPFKSTVTSEYRGNEVGVMHACGHDTHVAMLMGAATKLAEMKDQLAGNVMFIFQPAEEGAPEGEEGGAELMLKEGLFGDLIAENKPEKVFGIHVWAGFPTGHVGYRKGPLMASSDQFEITVKGKQTHGSTPWGGVDPIVTSAQIINNAQTIISRQTNITKAPAVLSFGIVEGGVRNNIIPDDVTLIGTIRNFDMDIRRDIHAKLKHTAEKTAEANGAEAHVHVDLGYPVTKNDPELVEQMLPITKAIAGADKVKEVPLVTGAEDFSYYALEVPGMFVFLGVTPPERDMSKEPSNHSPYFYADEDALKTGTELYVNWALESL, encoded by the coding sequence ATGAAAAAGCTTGCTATCAGTTTATTGTTGGTCAGTAGCGCCACGTTGGGGGCACTGTCATTGCCGGGTCAAGCCATGGCGCAGCAGTCGCCAATTACCGTCAGCAATGACCTCGAGCAGCAAGTCATTGAATGGCGTCGTCACATTCATGCGAACCCGGAGTTGAGTAACCGAGAGTTTGAAACCGCTAAAATGGTCGAAAAGCACCTGCGCTCGCTCGGCATGGAGGTTGCGACAGGCGTTGCTCATACTGGCGTTGTTGGGTTGTTAAAGGGGAGTAAATCGGGACCGACCATTGCACTTCGTGCTGATATGGACGCCTTGCCGGTAACGGAAAAAACCGATGTCCCCTTCAAGTCGACCGTAACGTCGGAATACCGGGGTAATGAAGTGGGCGTCATGCACGCTTGTGGCCACGACACTCATGTAGCTATGCTCATGGGCGCCGCAACAAAGCTGGCAGAGATGAAAGACCAGTTGGCCGGTAACGTTATGTTTATCTTTCAGCCGGCCGAAGAGGGCGCGCCAGAAGGTGAAGAAGGTGGTGCGGAACTGATGCTAAAAGAAGGCCTGTTTGGTGATCTTATTGCCGAGAATAAGCCTGAGAAAGTATTCGGTATTCACGTTTGGGCCGGTTTCCCGACAGGCCATGTTGGCTACCGCAAAGGTCCACTGATGGCATCGTCTGACCAATTTGAAATTACAGTTAAAGGGAAACAAACGCACGGTTCAACTCCGTGGGGTGGCGTAGACCCAATCGTTACCTCTGCGCAAATTATTAATAACGCACAAACCATTATTAGTCGCCAAACCAATATCACTAAAGCGCCCGCGGTGCTGTCGTTTGGGATTGTCGAGGGTGGCGTGCGCAATAATATCATTCCGGACGATGTTACCCTTATTGGCACCATTCGCAACTTTGATATGGACATTCGCCGAGACATTCATGCGAAGTTAAAGCATACCGCAGAGAAAACAGCAGAGGCCAATGGTGCTGAAGCGCATGTACACGTTGACTTAGGCTATCCGGTCACGAAGAACGATCCGGAACTGGTCGAGCAAATGTTACCAATAACAAAAGCCATTGCCGGTGCTGACAAAGTGAAGGAAGTGCCTCTGGTGACAGGCGCAGAAGACTTCTCCTACTATGCACTGGAAGTACCGGGTATGTTTGTCTTTTTGGGGGTTACTCCACCTGAGCGTGACATGAGCAAAGAGCCGAGCAACCACTCGCCTTACTTCTATGCGGACGAAGACGCACTGAAAACCGGCACCGAGCTGTATGTGAATTGGGCGCTGGAATCACTCTAA
- the rfaH gene encoding transcription/translation regulatory transformer protein RfaH, with amino-acid sequence MSQLDSDVWYVIRTKPKQEERAALNLENQGFEVFAPKLTVKKLRRGVRTSVVEPMFPNYLFVKLDDIIEQFYKIRSTYGVAGVLRFGNNIPKIPQQWVDEMKGVDELTDEQAPKVGDSVEIQQGPFRGFLAKIVQLDGESRCFVMLEWMQKEVKANFSYKELQFK; translated from the coding sequence ATGAGCCAGCTCGACAGTGACGTTTGGTACGTTATTCGCACGAAGCCTAAGCAGGAAGAGCGTGCCGCATTAAACCTGGAAAACCAAGGGTTTGAGGTGTTTGCGCCCAAGTTAACGGTGAAAAAACTTCGTCGCGGCGTTCGTACGTCAGTTGTTGAGCCCATGTTTCCGAATTACTTGTTTGTAAAGCTGGACGATATCATTGAGCAGTTTTACAAAATACGCAGTACCTATGGTGTGGCTGGCGTTCTCAGGTTTGGTAACAACATTCCCAAAATTCCACAACAGTGGGTCGACGAAATGAAAGGCGTTGACGAGCTGACCGATGAACAAGCCCCGAAAGTGGGTGATAGCGTCGAAATTCAGCAAGGTCCGTTCCGTGGATTCCTTGCTAAAATTGTTCAGCTTGACGGCGAGTCACGATGCTTCGTGATGCTCGAGTGGATGCAAAAAGAAGTGAAAGCCAACTTCAGTTACAAAGAGCTGCAGTTTAAGTAG
- a CDS encoding addiction module antidote protein, translating to MATTFKKFDAHSHLKDADSVAAFVADALETEDAAYIANALGIAARAEGMAELARKTGLSREQLYRSFSKKGNPTLKSVLAVTKALGIKITAVT from the coding sequence ATGGCAACAACTTTCAAAAAATTTGATGCGCACTCACATTTAAAAGACGCAGACTCTGTTGCCGCTTTTGTCGCTGATGCGCTGGAAACAGAAGATGCGGCTTATATTGCTAATGCGTTAGGTATTGCAGCCCGAGCGGAAGGTATGGCGGAACTGGCCAGAAAAACGGGCTTATCCCGAGAGCAGCTATACCGTTCGTTTAGTAAAAAAGGGAACCCGACACTTAAGAGTGTGTTAGCAGTTACTAAAGCGCTAGGCATTAAAATAACTGCTGTGACCTGA